A single genomic interval of Lewinellaceae bacterium harbors:
- the xseA gene encoding exodeoxyribonuclease VII large subunit, whose amino-acid sequence MQTFSLFELNEYIRRVIALNFTDAIWITAEINQVGSSRGHHYLDLIQKDEKSDQIIAQTQAAIWSSQYRFLEKKYPDLLDDLLQDGTEVRLKIKVEFNERYGLKLIVEDLDAQYTYGQAALKRLRVIEALQKEGLIGKNKQITLPPVIQHIAMVSSSTAAGFQDFLNHLGENLYGYRFHVTLFSAAMQGINTEREVSEALEQIADRSDEFDAVCIVRGGGSKLDLAAFDSEALGRKVAWFPLPVLIGIGHDIDQTILDLVGHSSLKTPTAVADLIVDHNARFEGLIEETAERITSLIHQRIQTESRNLLSISHDLHRMIKVPILRAQQQIEHIQQMRSSILKSYFRDLYNQLERMEEQLEWKNPLYLMEKGYAWVFSGGKPLLTVHDVSPGDELTSYLKDGQITSTVTAIKSRKP is encoded by the coding sequence ATGCAGACTTTTTCGCTGTTTGAATTAAATGAATACATCCGCAGGGTGATCGCCCTGAATTTTACCGATGCCATCTGGATCACCGCGGAGATCAATCAGGTAGGATCATCCCGGGGACATCACTATTTGGATCTTATTCAAAAGGACGAAAAAAGCGATCAGATCATCGCCCAGACCCAGGCAGCTATCTGGAGCAGCCAATACCGCTTTCTGGAGAAAAAATATCCTGACCTGTTGGATGATCTGCTCCAGGATGGTACGGAAGTACGACTCAAGATCAAAGTGGAATTCAATGAGCGTTATGGTTTAAAACTGATCGTCGAAGACCTGGACGCACAATACACCTATGGCCAGGCCGCCCTTAAGCGATTGCGGGTTATTGAGGCCTTGCAAAAAGAGGGCCTGATCGGCAAGAACAAGCAAATCACCCTGCCTCCTGTAATTCAGCACATCGCCATGGTCAGCTCATCGACAGCAGCAGGATTTCAGGACTTTCTCAATCATCTTGGAGAAAACCTTTATGGGTATCGGTTTCACGTAACCCTTTTCTCCGCAGCCATGCAAGGCATCAACACGGAGCGCGAAGTATCGGAAGCCTTGGAACAGATAGCAGATCGCAGCGATGAATTTGATGCCGTATGCATCGTGCGTGGGGGCGGTTCAAAACTCGACCTTGCCGCCTTCGACAGTGAGGCCCTGGGACGGAAAGTGGCCTGGTTTCCCTTGCCAGTACTTATCGGAATTGGCCATGATATCGACCAGACCATACTGGACCTTGTCGGACATTCCTCGCTGAAGACACCGACAGCCGTCGCAGACCTGATCGTAGACCACAATGCACGGTTTGAAGGCCTGATTGAAGAAACCGCTGAACGCATTACCTCCCTTATTCATCAACGTATCCAGACAGAGTCCAGAAATTTACTGTCCATCAGCCACGATCTGCACCGGATGATCAAAGTACCCATCTTGAGGGCCCAGCAACAGATCGAACACATTCAACAAATGCGTTCTTCCATTCTGAAATCCTATTTTCGTGATCTCTACAATCAACTGGAGCGGATGGAGGAGCAATTGGAATGGAAGAATCCATTGTATCTGATGGAGAAGGGATATGCCTGGGTATTTTCTGGCGGAAAGCCCCTCCTTACGGTTCATGACGTGAGCCCTGGCGATGAACTTACGAGTTACCTGAAAGACGGTCAGATCACCAGTACTGTCACTGCCATTAAATCGAGAAAACCATGA
- a CDS encoding RNA polymerase sigma factor: MDAIKELITPIQDKLFRFALRMVGSVEEAEDVVQEVWIKLWKQKDYLDKIQNVEAWCMQLTRNISIDHLRSKHRRTEGLDGVRQFESHDHTPDLALTKKDLFQRIQNMMNELPEQQRDVMHLRDIEGYAYQEIAEMLNLTLNQVKINLFRARTTIRKQIEQLQAYDSAK; encoded by the coding sequence ATGGATGCGATAAAAGAACTCATCACACCAATTCAGGACAAATTATTCCGCTTCGCATTGCGGATGGTAGGCAGCGTAGAAGAGGCTGAGGATGTCGTTCAGGAAGTCTGGATCAAATTGTGGAAACAGAAAGACTACCTGGACAAGATCCAAAATGTGGAAGCCTGGTGTATGCAGCTGACGCGGAATATCTCGATTGATCATCTGCGTTCAAAACACCGCAGAACAGAAGGGCTGGATGGAGTGAGGCAATTTGAATCGCATGATCACACCCCTGATCTGGCATTAACCAAAAAAGACCTCTTCCAGCGGATACAAAACATGATGAATGAGTTGCCAGAACAGCAAAGGGATGTGATGCACCTGCGGGATATCGAAGGATACGCCTACCAGGAAATCGCAGAAATGCTGAATCTGACCCTGAACCAGGTCAAGATAAACCTGTTCCGGGCCAGGACCACTATTCGTAAACAAATTGAACAATTACAAGCTTATGACAGCGCCAAATAA
- a CDS encoding LptF/LptG family permease, translating into MFKLKRIDTLLVNSFLPPFALSFLIALFVLVMQTIFIYMDDLMGKGLGLFILVEMIFYLSVKLFPLALAIAVLLASVLVFGNMGEKYELSSLKSAGVSLLRTMQPLIYLVTLISVLSYLSNDYLSPIANLQFHSRMWDIRKQKPALAIEPGIFNEDFMNTAIWVQEKGVNQRDINNVYIYNQDRNEANIDMIHSKTGEMFITGDGRYFVMSLHDGHMYNEQNRRVTNDNKISYPFVRVNFKNWHKANDMSEFDLDMTDQDLFKSHQYMKTSRELILDVDTFNQQLANVNPTLLEKYPNFITGVDTSKSENWKENAMASLKNGDNIPNGLPRDIIMDRMKQKTDVPTDEANEYYIGRYAPPVELVTGSVGPGHLEKHFARGEYSRLFYAAQSKSSRIVQEILSREAEKRNLEERKAKFLFELHSKFALAIACLIFLFIGAPMGAIVRKGGFGFPFLISIFFFALFIILSIMMRKMAESLAINPVLGAWLPVIIIFAMGFTLTLRAMRDSKLMNLDTYTQGFQKFFAKLFQWS; encoded by the coding sequence ATGTTCAAGTTAAAGCGGATCGATACATTACTGGTTAATTCTTTCTTACCTCCCTTTGCATTGTCGTTCCTCATTGCATTGTTTGTGCTGGTCATGCAGACCATCTTCATCTACATGGATGATCTGATGGGGAAAGGATTAGGGCTGTTCATACTGGTCGAGATGATCTTTTATTTATCGGTCAAATTATTTCCTCTTGCACTGGCTATCGCCGTTCTGCTCGCCTCGGTTTTGGTTTTTGGCAATATGGGCGAGAAATATGAATTATCCAGTCTGAAATCTGCAGGTGTGTCCCTGCTGCGAACCATGCAGCCACTGATCTACCTGGTTACCTTAATCAGTGTGCTCTCTTATCTAAGCAATGATTACCTGTCACCGATCGCCAATTTGCAGTTTCATTCCCGGATGTGGGACATCCGAAAACAAAAGCCTGCTCTGGCCATTGAACCGGGCATCTTCAATGAAGACTTTATGAACACCGCCATCTGGGTACAGGAAAAAGGCGTAAACCAGCGTGACATCAACAATGTATACATCTACAATCAGGATCGCAATGAAGCGAATATTGACATGATCCATTCAAAGACGGGTGAGATGTTCATTACTGGCGATGGGAGGTATTTTGTCATGTCACTCCATGACGGGCACATGTATAACGAACAAAACCGGCGTGTCACCAATGACAATAAAATATCCTATCCGTTTGTGCGGGTTAATTTTAAAAACTGGCACAAAGCCAACGACATGTCTGAATTTGATTTGGATATGACGGATCAGGATCTGTTCAAATCCCATCAATACATGAAGACCAGCCGTGAGCTTATTTTGGATGTGGATACATTCAATCAGCAGCTGGCCAATGTCAATCCCACTTTACTTGAAAAATATCCCAATTTTATCACGGGTGTCGATACCTCCAAGAGTGAGAACTGGAAGGAGAATGCGATGGCATCGCTGAAGAATGGCGATAATATACCCAATGGGTTGCCACGGGATATCATCATGGACAGGATGAAACAAAAGACCGATGTGCCAACCGATGAAGCGAACGAATACTACATTGGCCGATATGCCCCCCCGGTCGAACTGGTTACCGGAAGTGTCGGGCCGGGCCATTTGGAAAAGCATTTCGCAAGAGGTGAATACTCCCGCCTCTTCTATGCTGCGCAATCCAAAAGCAGCCGTATCGTCCAGGAAATTTTAAGCCGCGAAGCAGAGAAACGCAACCTGGAGGAACGCAAAGCGAAATTCCTGTTTGAATTGCATTCCAAATTTGCTCTGGCAATTGCCTGTCTGATCTTTTTGTTCATAGGAGCACCTATGGGGGCCATCGTGCGCAAGGGAGGCTTTGGATTTCCTTTTTTGATCTCCATTTTCTTCTTTGCCCTCTTCATCATTTTGTCGATCATGATGCGTAAGATGGCAGAATCGTTGGCCATCAATCCCGTTCTCGGAGCCTGGCTGCCGGTAATCATCATCTTTGCCATGGGTTTCACCCTTACGCTGCGTGCCATGCGTGATTCCAAACTGATGAATCTGGATACGTACACACAGGGCTTCCAAAAATTCTTTGCCAAACTGTTTCAATGGAGTTAA
- the xseB gene encoding exodeoxyribonuclease VII small subunit, translated as MKGIKTYQEAYRRLQAILKMLESQEVAVDDLPKLVEESQQLLNYCRDRLRTTERQLEDYFEEE; from the coding sequence ATGAAAGGAATAAAAACGTACCAGGAGGCTTACCGGCGACTACAAGCCATCCTAAAAATGCTGGAATCCCAGGAGGTTGCTGTCGATGATTTACCAAAGCTGGTTGAAGAGTCACAGCAATTATTGAATTATTGCCGGGACCGGCTTCGCACCACTGAACGCCAACTGGAAGATTATTTCGAAGAGGAATGA
- a CDS encoding phosphatase PAP2 family protein, with protein sequence MELRSLVIFSLLILSLWLASLAALNHYPVGTELDHIQLIRTPAADFTFKWITRLGEVWIYFIVAIYFGLHRRFGKVGQVALLGSLVMVLSMALKLYFAHPRPALAWAGFGQMASIPGVTWRATLDSFPSGHTMSAVVIFGWLALRSRNGFFAALSALTAGLVGFSRIYLAEHFLKDVSMGLITGLALLWIYWRVQWALDPGRHAKPGISSDHSSSK encoded by the coding sequence ATGGAGTTAAGGTCCCTGGTCATTTTTTCCTTGCTGATCCTGTCACTATGGCTTGCATCACTGGCTGCATTAAACCATTATCCGGTGGGCACCGAATTGGATCATATCCAGCTCATCAGGACACCGGCAGCCGATTTTACCTTCAAATGGATCACCAGGCTGGGGGAGGTGTGGATTTATTTTATAGTGGCTATCTATTTTGGTTTGCACCGTCGGTTTGGCAAGGTAGGACAGGTGGCCTTATTGGGTTCACTGGTTATGGTATTAAGTATGGCTTTAAAGCTGTATTTCGCACATCCCAGGCCGGCCCTTGCCTGGGCCGGATTTGGTCAAATGGCCTCCATCCCGGGGGTGACCTGGAGAGCGACGCTGGATTCATTTCCTTCCGGGCATACCATGTCTGCCGTTGTCATCTTCGGATGGTTGGCGCTGCGAAGCCGTAATGGATTCTTCGCCGCCCTGTCAGCGCTGACAGCCGGATTGGTGGGTTTTTCGCGGATTTATCTTGCGGAGCATTTTCTTAAAGATGTCAGTATGGGATTGATCACCGGACTGGCATTGCTTTGGATTTACTGGAGGGTACAGTGGGCGCTGGATCCTGGCCGGCATGCAAAGCCAGGGATATCATCAGATCATTCCTCTTCGAAATAA